In the Staphylococcus sp. IVB6240 genome, one interval contains:
- the cysK gene encoding cysteine synthase A: protein MVRKPVENITQIIGQTPVVKLRHQAGEDAADIYVKLEYQNPGGSVKDRIALAMIEQAEKEGKIKPGDTIVEPTSGNTGIGLAFVCAAKGYKAVFTMPETMSQERRNLLKAYGAELVLTPGAEAMKGAIKKAKELKEEHGYFEPQQFENLANPRVHELTTGPELVEQFEGKTIDAFLAGVGTGGTLSGAGKVLKEKYPDIQIVAIEPEDSPVLSGGEPGPHKLQGLGAGFVPGTLDTEVYEEVIKVGNEVAMETSRRVAKEEGILGGISSGAAIYAAIQKAKELGKGKTVITVLPSNGERYLSTPLYNFD, encoded by the coding sequence ATGGTAAGAAAACCCGTAGAAAACATTACGCAAATTATTGGTCAAACACCAGTAGTGAAGTTACGTCATCAAGCAGGTGAAGACGCAGCAGACATTTATGTGAAATTAGAATACCAAAACCCAGGTGGTTCAGTTAAAGACCGTATCGCATTAGCAATGATTGAACAAGCTGAAAAAGAAGGTAAAATCAAACCAGGTGATACAATTGTAGAACCAACAAGTGGTAACACAGGTATCGGTCTTGCATTTGTATGTGCTGCAAAAGGCTACAAAGCCGTTTTCACAATGCCTGAAACAATGAGTCAAGAGCGTCGTAACTTATTAAAAGCATACGGTGCAGAGCTTGTTTTAACACCTGGTGCAGAAGCAATGAAAGGTGCCATTAAAAAAGCGAAAGAATTAAAAGAAGAACACGGTTATTTCGAGCCACAACAATTCGAAAACCTTGCAAACCCACGTGTGCATGAGTTAACAACAGGTCCAGAACTTGTTGAACAATTCGAAGGCAAAACAATTGATGCATTCTTAGCAGGTGTCGGTACAGGTGGTACATTATCTGGTGCAGGTAAAGTATTAAAAGAAAAATACCCAGATATCCAAATCGTTGCGATTGAGCCAGAAGACTCACCAGTATTAAGTGGTGGAGAACCAGGACCTCACAAATTACAAGGTTTAGGTGCTGGATTCGTACCAGGTACATTAGACACTGAAGTGTATGAAGAAGTAATCAAAGTTGGTAACGAAGTAGCGATGGAAACATCACGTCGTGTTGCAAAAGAAGAAGGTATCTTAGGTGGTATTTCTTCAGGTGCTGCAATCTATGCTGCAATTCAAAAAGCTAAAGAACTTGGTAAAGGAAAAACAGTTATAACAGTCTTACCAAGTAATGGTGAACGTTACCTTTCAACACCACTTTACAACTTTGATTAA
- the hslO gene encoding Hsp33 family molecular chaperone HslO, whose product MTQDYIVKALAYGGEVRAYSAKTTDAIQEAQTHHYTWPTASAALGRTMTATVMMGAMLKGEQKLTVTVNGDGPIGKIVADANAQGKVRGYVTNPQTHFALNDHGKLDVRRAVGTNGSINVVKDVGLRDYYTGNSPIVSGELGEDFTYYFANSEQVPSSVGVGVLVNPDNTIKAAGGFIIQVMPGAKEETITKLEEAINNMTPVSKLIDQGHTPESMLQEILGVDNVEFLETMPVEFECNCGHDKFLTAIKGLGEAEIESMIREDHGAEAECHFCRTKYQYTEAELEELLVSMK is encoded by the coding sequence ATGACGCAAGATTATATTGTAAAAGCACTCGCATATGGTGGAGAAGTCCGTGCATATAGTGCGAAAACAACAGATGCGATTCAAGAAGCACAAACGCATCATTATACATGGCCAACTGCCTCTGCAGCACTAGGTCGTACGATGACAGCTACGGTTATGATGGGTGCCATGTTAAAAGGTGAACAAAAATTAACTGTGACAGTAAACGGCGATGGCCCAATTGGTAAAATTGTTGCAGATGCGAATGCACAAGGAAAAGTACGTGGCTACGTAACAAATCCACAAACCCACTTTGCATTAAATGATCATGGTAAATTAGATGTACGTCGTGCAGTTGGGACGAATGGTTCTATCAACGTTGTAAAAGATGTTGGGTTACGCGATTACTATACAGGAAACAGTCCGATTGTGTCTGGTGAACTTGGCGAAGACTTCACATACTACTTTGCAAATAGTGAACAAGTACCGTCATCTGTTGGTGTAGGTGTTCTTGTTAATCCAGACAACACAATTAAAGCGGCAGGTGGTTTTATTATTCAAGTGATGCCTGGTGCAAAAGAAGAAACAATTACAAAATTAGAAGAAGCAATCAACAATATGACACCCGTTTCTAAGTTAATTGATCAAGGTCATACGCCAGAAAGTATGCTACAAGAAATTCTAGGTGTGGATAACGTTGAATTCTTGGAAACAATGCCTGTTGAATTTGAATGTAACTGTGGTCACGACAAATTCTTAACAGCAATTAAAGGTCTAGGTGAAGCGGAAATTGAAAGTATGATTCGCGAAGATCACGGTGCCGAAGCGGAATGTCACTTCTGCCGTACAAAATATCAATATACAGAAGCAGAACTAGAAGAATTACTTGTATCCATGAAATAA